DNA from Pseudocitrobacter corydidari:
CCGACAATTCGCTGCTGCGCGTCTACCGCCGCAAGTAAGATACGTTCATTCGCCGCCACGCTCGCCGCTGTACGCTGCCAGAACGCCAGCGCTTTATCCCGGCTAAAAGGCAGCATAAAGCTCACCGATGCCCCACCCTCTACACAGTTAATCAGGATGTCGGCTAGATCGTTGAGATGCAGCAGGATATCGTCACGCGATAGCGTGCGCAGGGTGACAGACGGGCTCATGAAACTCTCCTTCGTGAATTTCATGTCACTATCACTGGCGGCGCGTAACGGCACAAGAGGTGCCGTCATCGCATTTACTTATGATTGCGGCTTATTCATTTGAATCACCAGCCAGTGGTGAATGACGCCGACAATATAGTGTTGCTGAGCATCATCAAGCGCCGTTCCCGCTGGAATATTGTGCCATTTTTCGAGACAGCCGCGACAGCAGGTCGCCGTGGCGTGCTGGGCGATAAACGCCGGATGCCCGCGCATTGGCGTTTGCTTGCCATCGTTTTTGGGCTGCGCCGGGGCGAGTCGAGAGGCAATAAAATCCGCCGCATGACTGTCGATAACGTCTGGGCCTTTGTCATAGCAATACTGCCGCTCTTTTACGCCGAGTTTAAAACGGCTACGAAACGGCGAGCGTGCCAGACGTGTAAACAAATTATCGAGAGGAACCATTAGTACACTGAACGTCCAATCTTGTGCGTTAACCTTTCCAGAACCGCGACGCCCGCCAGTGAGTTACCGGCATCGTCCAGTTCCGGGCTCCAGACGGCAATCGCCATCTCGTGCGGCACGATCGCCACCACACCGCCCCCCACGCCGGATTTCGCCGGCAATCCAACACGCCAGGCGAACTCACCTGCGTTCTGATACATGCCGCTGGTCGCCATCAGTGCATTAACCTGCCGCGCCTGCATCGGCGAAATAATCGGATGGTGAATATGCGGTGCCCGGCCCTGATTCGCCAGGAACAAAAATGCCCGCGCCAGTTCGTTGCAGCTCATTTTCAGCGCGCAGTAGTGAAAATAGTTTTGCAGCACCGTCGCCACATCATTATGAAAATTACCGAAGGATTTCATGAGCCAGGCGATCGCCGCGTTACGCGCAGAGTGCTCAAATTCGGATCGCGCCACGACCGTATCGTAGGTAATATCCGCAACGCCGCATAGCGTGCGCACAATCTCCAGCATACGCATGCGCGGCGCACTTAAACGCCCTTGCAACATATCGCACACAACCAGGGCGCCCGCGTTAATAAACGGATTACGAGGAATACCCTGCTCGATTTCCAGCTGTAACAGTGAGTTAAAGGGCTGA
Protein-coding regions in this window:
- a CDS encoding DUF4186 domain-containing protein, with the translated sequence MVPLDNLFTRLARSPFRSRFKLGVKERQYCYDKGPDVIDSHAADFIASRLAPAQPKNDGKQTPMRGHPAFIAQHATATCCRGCLEKWHNIPAGTALDDAQQHYIVGVIHHWLVIQMNKPQS
- the glsB gene encoding glutaminase B — encoded protein: MTTVIDNDMLASILADVRPLIGQGKVADYIPALAQVSGNKLAIAISTVDGQHFSAGDAEERFSIQSISKVLSLVVAMNHYSEDEIWQRVGKDPSGQPFNSLLQLEIEQGIPRNPFINAGALVVCDMLQGRLSAPRMRMLEIVRTLCGVADITYDTVVARSEFEHSARNAAIAWLMKSFGNFHNDVATVLQNYFHYCALKMSCNELARAFLFLANQGRAPHIHHPIISPMQARQVNALMATSGMYQNAGEFAWRVGLPAKSGVGGGVVAIVPHEMAIAVWSPELDDAGNSLAGVAVLERLTHKIGRSVY